Proteins from one Mycobacterium sp. EPa45 genomic window:
- the crcB gene encoding fluoride efflux transporter CrcB: MFGHDNRELAAVFVGGAVGTLARAALATVFVDDPARWPWATFGVNVVGAFLLGYFTTRLLERLPLSSYRRPLLGTGLCGGLTTFSTMQVETLKMIEHHHYGLAAGYTVVSIAAGLLAVYIATALVRRVRIRA, translated from the coding sequence ATGTTCGGCCATGACAACCGGGAATTGGCGGCCGTGTTCGTCGGCGGCGCGGTGGGGACTCTCGCGCGCGCGGCCCTGGCGACGGTGTTCGTAGATGACCCCGCACGCTGGCCGTGGGCGACGTTCGGCGTCAACGTCGTGGGTGCCTTCTTACTGGGTTATTTCACCACCCGACTGCTCGAACGCTTACCACTGTCGAGCTACCGCCGCCCGCTGTTGGGCACCGGCCTCTGCGGGGGGCTGACGACGTTCTCCACCATGCAGGTCGAGACCTTGAAGATGATCGAACACCACCATTACGGGTTGGCGGCCGGCTACACCGTGGTCAGCATCGCCGCCGGCCTGCTGGCGGTATACATCGCGACGGCTCTGGTACGCCGGGTCAGGATCCGCGCATGA
- a CDS encoding ABC transporter permease: MHPKLLSGVHGATTGWKRVGAQTRFYVTTLTAIPEAVTRYHKELLRLIAQMGLGAGALAVVGGTVAIVGFLTMTTGALVAVQGYNQLSSVGFEALTGFASAFFNVRLIVPGTVSVALSATIGAGATAQLGAMRINEEIDALEVIGIRSVTYLAATRVLAGVIVVIPLYCIAVMMAFLAARTGTVAIYGQGSGVYDHYFNTFLNPTDVIWSFMQSVAMTIVIMLVHTYYGFTAKGGPAGVGEAVGRAVRTSMVVAAVEIVMISLAVYGQSGNFNLAG, from the coding sequence TTGCACCCGAAGTTGCTCAGCGGCGTGCACGGCGCCACCACCGGCTGGAAGCGGGTCGGCGCCCAAACCCGCTTCTATGTAACGACTCTGACCGCGATCCCGGAAGCGGTGACGCGATACCACAAGGAACTGCTGCGACTCATCGCTCAGATGGGCCTCGGTGCGGGCGCGCTCGCGGTCGTCGGGGGCACCGTCGCGATCGTCGGATTCCTGACCATGACCACCGGCGCCCTGGTCGCCGTGCAGGGCTACAACCAGTTGTCCTCAGTCGGTTTCGAAGCACTAACCGGCTTCGCGTCGGCCTTCTTCAACGTCCGCCTCATCGTGCCTGGAACCGTCTCCGTCGCCCTGTCGGCCACCATCGGCGCCGGGGCCACCGCGCAGCTCGGCGCAATGCGGATCAACGAGGAGATCGACGCACTGGAAGTCATCGGAATCCGATCGGTCACCTACCTGGCCGCCACCCGGGTGCTGGCCGGGGTCATCGTGGTCATCCCGCTGTACTGCATCGCCGTGATGATGGCGTTCCTCGCCGCGCGGACGGGCACGGTCGCCATCTACGGGCAAGGTTCCGGCGTGTACGACCACTACTTCAACACCTTCCTCAACCCCACCGACGTGATCTGGTCGTTCATGCAATCGGTCGCCATGACGATCGTGATCATGTTGGTGCACACCTATTACGGGTTCACCGCGAAGGGCGGACCGGCCGGCGTAGGCGAGGCGGTCGGGCGTGCGGTGCGCACGTCGATGGTCGTCGCAGCGGTCGAGATCGTGATGATCTCGCTGGCGGTCTACGGTCAGTCCGGCAATTTCAACTTGGCCGGGTGA
- a CDS encoding MCE family protein — MDTRPGENRLPDGWWTVILVAAIAIFFFVTGTAFAGTFRSYVPVTVTSDRSGLVMEAGAKVKMRGVQVGRVADVGGGQGQASLRLELDPAQIRYIPANVAAKINSTTVFGAKFVDLVYPSDPSPQRLAAGTVLRSVNVTTEVNTVFENVVNLLNKVDPAKLNAILTAVADGVRGQGPRMGAATTDLNQVLKALNERSDAIRADWRSFKDLNDTYAAAAPDIVAILNSASTVSSTVADRSQALDTLLLNTIGFSQSGHDLLESSGGNLVRAANVLEPTTALLLKYNPVYTCWLQGAAWTLNNGGYEAWGGKDGKSAVFDVALLLGNDPYQYPDNLPIVGARGGPGGKPGCGSLPDVTKNFPVRQLVTNTGWGTGLDIRPNPGLGHPCWADWFPVTRGNPRPPSIRQCLPGPAPGPVVAPGMPPYGAAWYGPGGAPLWPGVPPAPEPAAAQPQPGQATGDQP, encoded by the coding sequence ATGGACACCCGACCCGGCGAGAACCGTCTTCCGGACGGTTGGTGGACAGTCATCTTGGTGGCGGCGATCGCCATCTTCTTCTTCGTGACCGGAACGGCATTCGCTGGGACGTTCCGTTCGTACGTGCCGGTGACCGTGACATCGGACCGCTCCGGGCTCGTGATGGAGGCCGGCGCCAAGGTGAAGATGCGCGGCGTGCAGGTGGGCCGCGTCGCCGACGTCGGCGGTGGCCAGGGACAGGCTAGCCTACGACTGGAGCTCGACCCCGCCCAGATCCGATACATCCCTGCGAATGTCGCTGCAAAGATCAACTCCACCACCGTTTTCGGCGCCAAATTCGTCGACCTGGTCTACCCGTCCGACCCGAGCCCGCAGCGCCTGGCCGCCGGTACCGTACTGCGCTCGGTCAATGTCACGACCGAGGTCAACACCGTCTTCGAGAACGTCGTCAACCTGCTGAACAAGGTCGACCCGGCCAAACTGAACGCAATACTGACCGCCGTCGCCGACGGAGTACGCGGGCAGGGCCCCCGGATGGGTGCGGCGACCACCGACCTCAACCAGGTGCTCAAGGCACTGAACGAGCGCAGTGACGCCATCCGCGCGGACTGGCGATCCTTCAAGGACTTGAACGACACCTACGCCGCGGCCGCCCCCGACATCGTGGCGATCCTCAATTCGGCCAGCACCGTCAGCTCCACCGTCGCCGACCGGTCGCAGGCATTGGACACACTGCTGCTCAATACAATCGGGTTCTCCCAGTCCGGTCACGACCTACTCGAGAGCAGCGGCGGCAACCTGGTGCGCGCCGCGAACGTCCTGGAACCCACCACCGCGCTGCTGCTCAAGTACAACCCCGTCTACACCTGCTGGTTGCAGGGCGCCGCCTGGACGTTGAACAACGGCGGCTATGAGGCGTGGGGCGGAAAGGACGGCAAGTCCGCGGTCTTTGACGTGGCGTTGCTGCTGGGCAACGACCCCTATCAATACCCGGACAACCTGCCAATCGTTGGAGCCAGAGGCGGACCGGGCGGAAAACCCGGCTGCGGGTCGCTGCCCGACGTCACCAAGAACTTCCCCGTGCGCCAACTCGTCACCAACACCGGCTGGGGCACGGGCCTGGATATCCGCCCCAATCCCGGTCTGGGACATCCCTGTTGGGCGGACTGGTTCCCGGTGACGCGCGGCAATCCGCGGCCGCCCAGTATCCGCCAATGTCTGCCCGGCCCTGCGCCCGGCCCAGTGGTGGCCCCGGGGATGCCACCTTACGGCGCGGCCTGGTACGGGCCCGGCGGGGCGCCGCTCTGGCCAGGAGTGCCACCCGCACCGGAACCCGCTGCCGCGCAACCACAACCGGGCCAGGCGACGGGAGACCAGCCGTGA
- a CDS encoding PP2C family protein-serine/threonine phosphatase encodes MRAPYDPQVLNPAGFAGATKRPISLLLIEDDQGDAFLVEELISEAGADISVEWAASMAIAQDKLAVRRPDCVLLDLNLPDANGISAVDRVAKIDATLPIVVLTGLNDEHFGMSAMASGAQDYLVKGHVEPETLHRSVLYAIERKRTELTAVDLHTSQMRAQENARLERALLPMPLLGDDPGVEIVMQYRPSRENALLGGDFYDMVQTPDGTVHVMVGDVAGHGPDEAALGAALRIGWRALTFAGLRGNDRMRRLEQVLRAERAGTGIFATVLSVAMWPNSLGFTAVRAGHPGMLLHGPGTVEWIEPPAGPALGLGAQQWPLSELELPDGHGLVLLTDGLFEGHSGIGEKRLGEEGLLELARSIADLPGPEFVKALIEGVEALAASHGGITDDIAVLRVERTRR; translated from the coding sequence ATGCGCGCACCGTATGACCCACAGGTGCTGAATCCTGCCGGTTTCGCCGGTGCCACAAAGCGACCGATTTCGTTGCTGCTGATCGAGGACGATCAAGGTGACGCCTTTCTGGTCGAGGAGTTGATCTCCGAGGCCGGCGCCGACATCAGCGTGGAGTGGGCCGCATCGATGGCGATTGCCCAGGACAAGCTTGCTGTTCGCCGGCCTGATTGCGTGCTGCTGGATCTCAATCTTCCCGATGCCAACGGCATCTCCGCCGTCGACCGGGTCGCCAAGATCGACGCGACCCTGCCGATCGTCGTGCTCACTGGCCTCAATGACGAACACTTCGGCATGTCGGCGATGGCGTCTGGCGCGCAGGACTACCTCGTCAAAGGTCATGTCGAGCCCGAAACCCTGCACCGTTCGGTGCTGTACGCGATCGAACGCAAGCGCACCGAACTCACCGCCGTCGACCTGCACACCAGCCAGATGCGCGCCCAGGAGAACGCTCGCCTTGAGCGGGCGCTGTTGCCCATGCCGCTGCTCGGTGACGATCCGGGCGTCGAGATCGTCATGCAATACCGGCCCAGCCGCGAGAACGCGCTGCTGGGTGGCGACTTCTACGACATGGTGCAAACGCCCGACGGCACCGTGCACGTGATGGTCGGCGATGTCGCCGGGCACGGCCCTGACGAGGCCGCCCTCGGAGCGGCTCTGCGGATCGGCTGGCGCGCGCTGACCTTCGCCGGGCTACGCGGCAATGATCGGATGCGTCGCCTCGAGCAGGTCCTCCGTGCCGAGCGAGCGGGCACCGGAATTTTCGCGACGGTGCTCAGTGTCGCGATGTGGCCGAACTCTCTTGGCTTCACCGCTGTCCGAGCCGGCCACCCCGGCATGCTGCTGCACGGCCCGGGCACCGTCGAGTGGATCGAGCCGCCCGCCGGGCCGGCGTTGGGGCTGGGTGCACAACAATGGCCGCTCAGCGAGTTGGAGCTACCCGACGGCCACGGTCTGGTGCTGCTCACCGACGGCCTGTTCGAGGGCCATTCCGGTATCGGCGAGAAGCGACTGGGCGAAGAAGGCTTACTGGAACTGGCACGCTCGATCGCGGACCTGCCCGGGCCGGAGTTCGTGAAGGCCCTCATCGAAGGGGTTGAGGCGCTGGCCGCCTCGCACGGCGGGATCACCGACGACATCGCGGTTCTGCGCGTGGAGCGGACCCGTCGATGA
- a CDS encoding LLM class F420-dependent oxidoreductase, translated as MRLGLHALGIGAGAEPAVIRAVAVAAEHVGFATLWSGEHVVMVDQSDSPYPYSEDGKIAVPADADWIDPMIGLAFAASATTTIRLATGVLLLPEHNPVIVAKQAASMDKLSGGRFALGIGIGWSREEFDALGIPFERRAARTADYVAAMRTIWRDDIASYAGEFTTFDAIRVHPKPGQRRIPVLCGGNSDAALRRVARWGDGWYGFNLRDVDDVAAKVATLRGFCEQAGRDTADLQLAVALREPRPADAGRLAELGVDELVLVASPPQDPAAAGQWVADLATDWQ; from the coding sequence ATGCGACTCGGGTTGCACGCCCTGGGTATCGGCGCCGGCGCGGAGCCCGCCGTGATCCGGGCGGTGGCAGTCGCGGCCGAGCACGTCGGTTTCGCCACCTTGTGGTCGGGCGAGCACGTGGTGATGGTCGACCAATCCGACTCGCCGTACCCGTACTCCGAGGACGGCAAGATCGCGGTGCCCGCCGATGCAGACTGGATCGACCCGATGATCGGGCTGGCGTTCGCCGCATCCGCCACGACGACGATCAGACTGGCCACCGGCGTCCTGCTGCTGCCCGAACACAATCCGGTGATCGTCGCCAAGCAGGCGGCCAGTATGGACAAGCTCAGCGGTGGCCGGTTCGCATTGGGCATCGGAATCGGTTGGTCGCGTGAGGAATTCGACGCCCTCGGAATTCCCTTCGAGCGGCGAGCCGCGCGAACCGCCGACTATGTTGCCGCGATGCGGACCATCTGGCGCGACGATATCGCCTCCTACGCAGGCGAATTCACCACCTTCGACGCAATTCGGGTCCACCCCAAGCCGGGGCAGCGCCGCATCCCGGTCCTGTGCGGAGGCAACAGTGATGCCGCACTGCGCCGGGTCGCGCGGTGGGGTGACGGCTGGTACGGCTTCAACCTCCGCGACGTCGATGACGTCGCGGCGAAGGTGGCGACGCTGCGGGGGTTCTGTGAGCAGGCGGGGCGCGATACGGCTGACCTGCAGCTGGCGGTCGCGCTACGCGAACCCCGACCGGCGGACGCGGGCCGTCTGGCAGAGTTGGGTGTGGACGAACTGGTTCTGGTTGCGTCGCCGCCGCAGGATCCGGCGGCGGCCGGGCAATGGGTGGCTGACCTGGCCACAGATTGGCAGTAA
- a CDS encoding response regulator encodes MTDSSRAIDVLLIEDDPGDELITREAFEHNKLKNTLHVVHDGEEGLDYLYRRGRFADAPRPDLILLDLNLPKYDGRQLLEKIKSDDDLSTIPVVVLTTSSAEEDILRSYKLHANAYVTKPVDLDQFMSAVRQIDEFFVQVVRLPGGTQNQ; translated from the coding sequence ATGACCGACAGCAGTCGTGCGATCGACGTCCTGCTCATCGAGGACGACCCCGGAGACGAACTGATCACACGAGAGGCGTTCGAGCACAACAAGCTCAAGAACACCCTGCACGTCGTGCACGACGGCGAAGAAGGCTTGGACTACCTCTACCGGCGTGGACGGTTCGCCGACGCCCCGCGGCCCGACCTCATCCTGCTCGACCTGAACCTGCCCAAATACGACGGTCGCCAACTGCTCGAGAAGATCAAGTCCGACGATGACCTGAGCACCATCCCGGTGGTGGTGCTCACCACCTCATCGGCCGAAGAGGACATCCTGCGCAGCTACAAGCTGCACGCCAACGCCTATGTCACCAAGCCGGTCGACCTGGACCAGTTCATGAGTGCCGTCCGCCAGATCGACGAGTTCTTCGTCCAGGTGGTTCGACTGCCAGGTGGCACCCAGAACCAGTGA
- a CDS encoding MCE family protein — MKDNLAGAVWRLGIFLTVCFLGAFALLAIFAQFRFSTGTLYNAVFTNVTGLKKGDFVRVAGVEAGKVEDIRINRDATVRVEFSVTDTLVLTEGTRAIIRYDNVIGGRFLALDEGTGGVKRLTAGQTIPVDRTAPALDLDSVIGGFKPLFRALSPDQVNALSSQLNQALQGQGATIGSFLNQAAVLTNTLADRDQLIGEVITNLGAVLGSLGSQSAQLDKAVTNLSELVLALNARNTDVAAAFTSTSAAAGSVADLLAGARAPFQKVVHETDRVSSIAVADHEYLERLIDTLPDKYRALQRQGMYGDFFSFYLCDLILKLNGKGGQPVFVKVAGQDTGRCAPK; from the coding sequence GTGAAGGACAACCTTGCAGGCGCCGTCTGGCGGCTCGGCATCTTTCTGACGGTGTGCTTCCTCGGCGCGTTCGCGCTGCTGGCCATCTTCGCGCAGTTCCGGTTCAGCACCGGCACCCTGTACAACGCAGTCTTCACCAACGTCACCGGCCTGAAGAAGGGCGACTTCGTCCGGGTCGCGGGTGTCGAGGCCGGCAAGGTCGAGGACATCCGGATCAATCGCGATGCCACCGTGCGAGTCGAGTTCTCGGTGACCGACACACTGGTGCTCACCGAAGGAACTCGAGCGATCATTCGCTATGACAACGTCATCGGTGGTCGATTCCTGGCCCTCGACGAAGGCACGGGCGGAGTCAAACGACTCACGGCCGGTCAGACCATCCCTGTGGATCGCACGGCCCCGGCATTGGACCTCGATTCGGTGATCGGCGGCTTCAAACCACTCTTTCGCGCGCTGAGCCCGGATCAGGTGAACGCGCTCAGCTCGCAGCTGAATCAGGCCCTGCAAGGACAGGGCGCCACAATCGGTTCGTTTCTCAATCAGGCTGCGGTCCTGACCAACACGCTCGCCGACCGTGATCAGCTCATCGGCGAGGTCATCACCAACCTCGGTGCGGTCCTGGGATCACTCGGCAGCCAGAGCGCCCAACTCGACAAGGCTGTCACCAATCTGTCGGAACTTGTGCTGGCTCTCAACGCGCGCAACACCGACGTCGCCGCCGCGTTCACCTCAACCAGTGCGGCGGCCGGCAGCGTCGCCGATTTGCTTGCCGGAGCCCGCGCGCCGTTTCAGAAGGTGGTCCACGAAACAGACCGCGTCTCTTCGATCGCAGTGGCCGACCACGAATACCTGGAGAGGCTGATCGACACGCTGCCGGACAAATACCGCGCACTGCAACGCCAGGGAATGTACGGCGACTTCTTCAGTTTCTACCTCTGCGACCTGATCCTGAAATTGAACGGCAAAGGCGGACAACCGGTTTTCGTCAAGGTTGCCGGACAAGACACCGGGCGGTGCGCGCCGAAGTGA
- a CDS encoding CHASE3 domain-containing protein, with the protein MKEVAGTRLSGMTVRGWLNVVLLAVGVVVLGGALLAAVLLNRTDATSQQLVNGIQPARVAAYQLQAALRDQETAVRGYLIAADAQFLAPYYDGQNAEQTAAQAIRRHLAGRPELLADLDAIEKSAAAWRTGYADPMIATVTPGSPSVVTKANAEAGKAQFDSLRALFETQNQHLSTARTDALKQLETARTWRDRALAVVIATFLVTGFAIAILIRNAVTRPMDALASACRRITKGNFGERIVPQGPKDIRSIAADVDDMRRRIVEELEASSEARAQLDEQADELRRSNAELEQFAYVASHDLQEPLRKVASFCQLLEKRYGDQLDERGQQYIDFAVDGAKRMQVLINDLLTFSRVGRLHSTQVRVNLDTVLDAAISNVATAIEETGAEITRSGPLPEVLGDPTLLTMLWQNLVSNAVKFRRDDAPPRIMITSETGTDEYDGQWMFTFADNGIGIADEFVDKVFVIFQRLHGRDAYAGTGIGLALVKKIVEHHGGTIWIDTTYDGGTRFRFTLPAPTTPEHEHEPQLEGTAS; encoded by the coding sequence ATGAAAGAGGTAGCGGGTACTCGGCTGTCCGGAATGACGGTGCGGGGCTGGCTCAACGTCGTGCTGTTGGCGGTCGGCGTCGTGGTGCTCGGCGGCGCGTTGCTCGCGGCGGTGCTGCTGAACCGGACCGACGCGACGAGTCAGCAGCTGGTCAATGGCATCCAGCCCGCCCGTGTGGCCGCTTACCAGCTTCAGGCTGCACTGCGCGATCAGGAGACCGCCGTGCGCGGGTACCTCATCGCCGCCGACGCGCAGTTCCTGGCGCCGTACTACGACGGCCAGAATGCGGAACAGACTGCGGCGCAGGCTATTCGACGCCACCTCGCTGGTCGTCCCGAGCTCCTCGCCGATCTCGATGCGATCGAAAAGTCGGCGGCAGCGTGGCGCACCGGCTACGCGGACCCCATGATCGCGACCGTCACGCCAGGGTCGCCCAGTGTCGTGACGAAGGCGAATGCAGAGGCCGGCAAGGCGCAATTCGACTCCCTGAGAGCGCTTTTCGAGACCCAGAACCAGCACCTTTCGACTGCGCGTACCGACGCGCTGAAACAACTCGAGACCGCCAGGACCTGGCGCGACCGGGCGTTGGCCGTCGTGATCGCCACCTTCCTCGTCACCGGGTTCGCGATCGCGATCCTCATTCGCAACGCGGTCACCCGGCCCATGGACGCGCTGGCGTCGGCCTGCCGGCGAATCACCAAGGGCAACTTCGGCGAACGGATCGTTCCCCAGGGCCCGAAGGATATTCGTTCGATCGCCGCTGACGTCGACGACATGCGTCGCCGCATCGTCGAGGAGTTGGAAGCTTCCAGTGAAGCGCGGGCACAGCTGGACGAACAAGCTGATGAGCTGCGCCGCTCCAACGCCGAGCTCGAGCAGTTCGCCTATGTCGCGTCCCACGATCTCCAGGAGCCGCTGCGCAAGGTGGCATCGTTCTGCCAATTGCTGGAGAAGCGCTACGGCGACCAGCTCGACGAACGCGGCCAGCAATACATCGATTTCGCCGTCGACGGTGCGAAGCGAATGCAGGTCCTGATCAACGACCTACTGACGTTCTCCCGCGTCGGCCGGCTTCACTCCACCCAGGTGAGGGTCAATCTCGACACGGTGCTCGATGCGGCTATCTCCAACGTGGCCACGGCGATTGAGGAGACCGGCGCCGAGATCACCCGGTCGGGGCCGTTGCCCGAGGTGCTGGGTGACCCGACCCTGTTGACGATGCTGTGGCAGAACCTGGTCAGCAACGCGGTGAAGTTCCGCCGTGATGACGCGCCTCCCCGCATCATGATCACAAGCGAAACAGGCACCGATGAGTACGACGGACAGTGGATGTTCACGTTCGCCGACAACGGGATCGGCATCGCCGACGAATTCGTCGACAAAGTATTCGTGATCTTCCAGCGGTTGCACGGCCGAGACGCCTACGCAGGCACTGGAATCGGCCTGGCCCTGGTCAAGAAGATCGTCGAACACCATGGCGGCACCATCTGGATCGACACCACCTACGACGGCGGGACCCGCTTCCGCTTCACCCTGCCCGCCCCGACCACGCCCGAACACGAGCACGAGCCGCAATTGGAAGGAACAGCTTCATGA
- a CDS encoding ABC transporter permease: MKPVGAFGGFIAMSLDAVVAMFRPPFAWREYLLQTWFVARVSVLPALMLTLPYSVLLVFTFNILLGEFGATDFSGTGAAIGTVNQIGPIVTVLVVSGAGATAMCADLGARTIREELDALRVMGINPIQALVVPRVLAATTVALALSATVILAGLTGAYIFCVYIQHVSPGAFAAGMTLLTGMGDVVVSLTKATLFGLSAGLIACYKGISVGGGPAGVGNAVNETVVFTFMVLFAINVIVTAVGIQFTVG; this comes from the coding sequence ATGAAGCCGGTAGGGGCCTTCGGTGGATTCATCGCCATGTCACTGGACGCTGTGGTGGCCATGTTCAGGCCTCCCTTCGCCTGGCGCGAATACCTGCTGCAGACCTGGTTCGTCGCCCGAGTTTCAGTGCTGCCGGCGCTCATGCTCACCCTGCCGTACTCGGTGCTGCTGGTCTTCACCTTCAATATCCTGCTGGGCGAGTTCGGTGCCACCGACTTCTCCGGCACTGGCGCCGCGATCGGCACCGTCAATCAGATCGGGCCCATCGTGACCGTTCTTGTGGTCTCCGGCGCCGGCGCCACTGCGATGTGCGCCGATCTCGGTGCTCGCACCATCCGGGAGGAACTCGACGCCCTGCGGGTGATGGGCATCAATCCCATTCAGGCACTCGTGGTTCCACGGGTGCTCGCCGCCACCACAGTTGCGCTGGCACTCTCGGCAACCGTGATCCTGGCCGGCCTCACCGGCGCCTACATTTTCTGTGTCTACATCCAGCACGTCTCACCCGGCGCATTCGCCGCGGGCATGACCCTGTTGACCGGCATGGGCGATGTCGTCGTCTCGCTCACCAAGGCAACACTTTTCGGACTCTCGGCCGGTCTGATCGCTTGCTACAAGGGCATCTCGGTGGGCGGTGGCCCGGCCGGCGTCGGCAATGCGGTCAACGAGACCGTCGTGTTCACCTTCATGGTGTTGTTCGCGATCAACGTGATCGTGACTGCCGTCGGCATCCAGTTCACGGTGGGATGA
- a CDS encoding DUF190 domain-containing protein has protein sequence MNDTYLKLTTFFGERQRDGSRFLAEAMLDLYAERGVADSIMLRGIASFGPRHVIRSDESLTLSEDPPVAIAAIDTAETIGGLIDDVVGITTRGLITLERARRYTGALPEGDDAVKLTVYVGRRRRVNGAAAFYAVCDLLHRHHFAGATVYLGVDGTANGQRRRARFFSGNSDVPIMIVAIGSAEQARRALPELQSLMSEPLVTVERVQVCKRDGRLLARPPALPAIDAHGRELRQKLTIYTDAATHHDRVPVHRALVRRLWESQTAGGATVLRGIWGFHGDHKPHGDKLIQYGRQVPVTTIVVDTPEVIAQCFDLIDDVTGRHGLVTSEMVPALLLLDGDVRQGATDLADYRY, from the coding sequence GTGAACGACACCTACCTGAAACTGACCACCTTCTTCGGAGAACGCCAGCGCGACGGCTCCCGCTTCCTTGCCGAGGCGATGCTGGACCTCTACGCAGAACGCGGTGTGGCCGACAGCATCATGCTGCGCGGTATCGCGAGTTTCGGACCGCGACATGTCATCCGCAGCGATGAGTCGCTGACGCTGTCTGAGGATCCGCCGGTCGCCATCGCCGCCATCGACACCGCCGAGACGATTGGCGGACTGATCGACGACGTCGTCGGCATCACCACCCGCGGACTGATCACCCTGGAGCGGGCCCGGCGCTATACCGGTGCGCTACCCGAGGGTGACGACGCGGTCAAGCTCACCGTCTACGTCGGACGCCGGCGCCGAGTCAACGGGGCGGCCGCCTTCTACGCGGTGTGCGATCTGTTGCACCGCCATCACTTCGCCGGTGCAACGGTGTACCTCGGCGTCGACGGCACCGCGAATGGTCAGCGGCGCCGCGCCCGATTCTTCAGCGGCAACTCCGATGTGCCGATCATGATCGTCGCGATCGGCTCCGCCGAACAAGCGCGGCGCGCCCTGCCCGAACTCCAGTCACTGATGAGTGAGCCGCTGGTGACGGTCGAGCGCGTTCAGGTCTGCAAGCGCGACGGCCGGCTGCTGGCCCGCCCGCCCGCACTGCCGGCCATCGACGCCCACGGCCGGGAACTGCGCCAGAAGCTGACGATCTACACCGACGCCGCCACCCACCACGACAGGGTGCCTGTCCACCGGGCGCTGGTGCGGCGCCTGTGGGAGTCCCAGACCGCCGGCGGCGCCACCGTGCTGCGCGGCATCTGGGGCTTTCACGGCGACCATAAACCGCACGGCGACAAGCTGATTCAATACGGCCGCCAGGTGCCGGTGACGACAATCGTCGTTGACACTCCGGAGGTCATCGCCCAGTGCTTCGACCTCATCGACGACGTGACCGGCCGGCACGGCCTGGTGACCTCTGAGATGGTGCCCGCCCTGCTCTTGCTCGACGGCGACGTCCGGCAGGGCGCAACCGATCTGGCCGACTACCGGTACTGA
- a CDS encoding cupin domain-containing protein, with protein sequence MDSISLIQLADDQLAAARSSNSGRAAHTVHGGHDHQLRQTLIALASGHELSEHHTPGETTLQVLRGHVRLATEDDAWEGHTGDLLMVPRARHGLQAIDDSVILLTVLADS encoded by the coding sequence ATGGATTCGATCTCACTGATCCAGCTCGCCGACGACCAGCTGGCGGCGGCCCGCTCGTCTAACAGCGGCCGCGCCGCGCACACGGTGCACGGCGGCCACGACCACCAGCTGCGGCAGACGCTGATCGCCCTGGCGAGCGGGCATGAACTCAGCGAGCACCACACGCCGGGGGAGACCACACTGCAGGTGTTGCGCGGCCACGTACGACTGGCCACCGAGGATGACGCGTGGGAGGGCCACACGGGTGATCTGCTGATGGTCCCGCGCGCCCGCCACGGCCTGCAGGCCATCGACGACTCGGTGATCCTGCTGACGGTGCTGGCCGACAGCTGA
- the crcB gene encoding fluoride efflux transporter CrcB, with translation MTVAIWAGVMLIGGLGSVARFMVDRAVARRAARSFPFGTLAVNISGAVLLGFVSGLTLSHHAALLTGTAFVGAYTTFSTWMLETQRLTEERQIWPAVANLVVSVVLGVGAAMLGQWIASLL, from the coding sequence ATGACCGTCGCGATCTGGGCCGGGGTCATGCTCATCGGTGGGTTGGGGTCGGTGGCCCGGTTCATGGTCGATCGCGCGGTGGCCCGCCGGGCGGCGCGGTCATTCCCATTCGGCACCCTCGCGGTCAACATCAGTGGTGCGGTACTGCTCGGCTTCGTCAGCGGCCTGACGTTGAGCCACCACGCCGCACTGCTGACCGGCACCGCCTTCGTCGGGGCATACACCACGTTCTCGACCTGGATGCTGGAAACGCAGCGGCTGACCGAGGAGCGCCAGATCTGGCCCGCCGTCGCCAATCTCGTCGTCAGCGTTGTCCTGGGCGTCGGTGCGGCGATGCTCGGCCAGTGGATCGCGAGCCTGCTGTGA